Proteins encoded within one genomic window of Amorphoplanes friuliensis DSM 7358:
- a CDS encoding peptidylprolyl isomerase: MASSRDRARKLAREKLDRQQARRAGQQRRRRQIQAGLGAALALVLIVAGVAWLGGAFDNDEPVDTTATDQCAWTPQNAESNPDLKDVGEPPTSGLPTEGTRPMTITTDQGEPIVVSLDLEQAPCSAADLTYLASKKFYDNTTCHEITTEGAIRCGDPSGTGQGGPAYSLYNENTPLAPTPSASASPSPAAPLYPRGTVALIGNPPGANGSQFLIFFKDFTPKTEPQYPIVGTVTGGLATVTKLGKIATVANTAGDKVTPKDKITIKSLTVGEPGAAPAAVPSASSQS, encoded by the coding sequence GTGGCTTCCAGTAGGGACCGGGCGCGGAAACTGGCGCGGGAGAAGCTCGATCGGCAGCAGGCGCGCCGGGCGGGTCAGCAGCGCCGGCGACGGCAGATCCAGGCCGGACTGGGTGCTGCCTTGGCGCTCGTCCTGATCGTGGCCGGCGTGGCGTGGCTCGGTGGTGCGTTCGACAACGACGAGCCCGTCGACACGACCGCCACCGATCAGTGCGCGTGGACCCCGCAGAACGCCGAGTCGAACCCCGACCTCAAGGACGTGGGTGAGCCGCCGACGTCGGGCCTGCCGACCGAGGGCACGCGGCCGATGACGATCACCACCGATCAGGGTGAGCCGATCGTCGTCAGCCTCGACCTCGAGCAGGCGCCGTGCAGCGCGGCCGACCTGACCTACCTGGCGTCGAAGAAGTTCTACGACAACACGACCTGCCACGAGATCACCACCGAGGGTGCGATCCGTTGTGGTGACCCCAGCGGAACGGGGCAGGGCGGCCCGGCGTACAGCCTCTACAACGAGAACACCCCGCTGGCGCCGACCCCGAGCGCCTCGGCGAGCCCCTCGCCCGCCGCGCCGCTCTACCCCCGGGGCACGGTGGCGCTGATCGGCAATCCGCCGGGTGCCAACGGCAGCCAGTTCCTGATCTTCTTCAAGGATTTCACCCCGAAGACGGAACCCCAGTACCCGATCGTCGGAACGGTCACCGGGGGCCTGGCGACCGTCACGAAGCTCGGCAAGATCGCCACCGTGGCGAACACCGCGGGCGACAAGGTCACCCCGAAGGACAAGATCACCATCAAGAGCCTCACCGTCGGCGAGCCCGGTGCCGCGCCCGCCGCTGTCCCTTCGGCGTCCAGCCAGTCCTGA
- a CDS encoding peptidylprolyl isomerase, with translation MSSIKDRQRAAARARLEKEMAERASSARKRRQRQAIIGSALAIVVIAGAAVWIVAALGGDDDKKPADAAAAPPAGTVACTWIPEDGSTGSKVKDVGTPPPNAPNVGKATMTMDTNLGAISADVDLAKAPCTGEAFTFLASKKFWDNTKCHRLTTEGIKVLQCGDPSATGKGWRQSDGSGGPSFRYAEENLPTNAKPAYPKGTIAMAKTSAPSSTGSQFFIVYEDTDLPADYTVLGTITKGLDIVEGVAKAGSDDANGKGDGHPKKEIDIKTLTMAKA, from the coding sequence GTGTCGTCGATCAAGGACCGGCAGCGCGCGGCGGCGCGGGCCCGGCTGGAGAAGGAAATGGCCGAGCGTGCCAGTTCCGCGCGCAAGCGCCGGCAGCGTCAGGCCATCATCGGCTCGGCACTCGCGATCGTCGTGATCGCCGGCGCCGCGGTGTGGATCGTCGCCGCGCTCGGCGGTGACGACGACAAGAAGCCGGCCGACGCCGCTGCGGCCCCGCCCGCCGGCACCGTCGCCTGCACCTGGATCCCGGAGGACGGCAGCACCGGATCCAAGGTCAAGGACGTCGGCACTCCCCCGCCGAACGCCCCGAACGTCGGCAAGGCCACCATGACCATGGACACCAACCTCGGCGCGATCTCCGCCGACGTGGACCTGGCCAAGGCGCCCTGCACCGGCGAGGCCTTCACCTTCCTCGCGAGCAAGAAGTTCTGGGACAACACCAAGTGCCACCGCCTCACGACCGAGGGCATCAAGGTGCTGCAGTGCGGCGACCCGAGCGCGACCGGCAAGGGCTGGCGCCAGAGCGACGGCTCCGGTGGGCCGAGCTTCCGCTACGCGGAGGAGAACCTCCCCACGAACGCCAAGCCGGCGTACCCGAAGGGCACCATCGCGATGGCGAAGACGTCGGCGCCCAGCAGCACGGGCAGCCAGTTCTTCATCGTCTACGAGGACACCGACCTCCCGGCCGACTACACCGTCCTCGGCACCATCACCAAGGGCCTCGACATCGTCGAGGGTGTGGCCAAGGCGGGCAGCGACGACGCCAACGGCAAGGGTGACGGTCACCCCAAGAAGGAGATCGACATCAAGACGCTGACGATGGCCAAGGCCTGA